Proteins from a single region of Pyrus communis chromosome 6, drPyrComm1.1, whole genome shotgun sequence:
- the LOC137737299 gene encoding uncharacterized protein: MPYFTSFKEDGDPDKHLKYYRSAMILYRNDDTLMCKIFATTLQDEAQDWFHTLLPQSIWSFDELSLVFTKEHSSYHSIKKKSDHLFNVKKNLKESFRDYVKKFKAEKAKIVGCNNSIASVAFQKGLQANHPLFGELIMKEDLTLTDSFALFKLPKQSKGDTSKLDHTRYCTFNRRLGHTTDDCYTWRNYLEKLVKEVKVDRYLDKPATYPKRNPDTDEEPLTKTIQINDIVTESEHLGATKNSKKRKIHKALLVSQVQAINTQPGPIVGFTEQDAEGVNFLHNDALELPSFLDTYSGYNQLAMHEPDKEKTAFIIERGTYYHKVMAFDLKNVRATYQQLVNMMFNKQIGVTMEVYVDDIMVKAGSSGRPIHLLGSLGSSSELCPYARKVGDLTAGILHF; encoded by the exons ATGCCATATTTCACATCCTTTAAAGAAGATGGAGACCCGGACAAGCACCTAAAGTATTATCGAAGCGCAATGATCCTCTATCGGAACGATGACactctcatgtgcaagatattcgccaccacCTTACAAGACGAggcgcaagattggttccaTACCCTGCTGCCACAATCCATCTGGAGTTTCGATgagctttctttggttttcaccaaggaGCATTCATCCTACCactcgatcaagaagaagtccgACCATTTGTTCAACGTCAAGAAAAACCTAAAGGAGTCGTTTCGTGACTATGTGAAAAagttcaaagcagagaaggcaaagatagtcgGATGCAACAACTCAATAGCTAGTGtagccttccaaaaaggactccAAGCAAACCACCCACTATTcggagaattgatcatgaaagaagatctaactctaaCAGACTCTTTTGCTTTG TTCAAGCTGCCGAAGCAATCAAAGGGAGATACCTCCAAATTGGACCACACTAGGTACTGCACATTCAATCGACGTCTTGGTCACACAACTGACGATTGCTACACTTGGAGGAACTACCTAGAGAAGCTGGTGAAAGAAGTCAAGGTCGACAGATACTTAGACAAGCCTGCTACATATCCTAAAAGAAACCCAGACACTGACGAAGAGCCGCTGACCAAGACAATCCAGATCAATGACATCGTCACTGAGTCCGAGCACTTGGGGGCCACCAAGAACTCCAAAAAAAGGAAGATCCATAAGGCTCTATTAGTCTCACAGGTCCAGGCAATCAACACCCAACCTGGACCCATCGTTGGCTTCACTGAGCAAGATGCTGAAGGCGTCAACTTCCTACATAACGACGCACTAGAG CTGCCCAGTTTCTTGGACACATACTCTGGCTACAACCAACTAGCAATGCATGAGCCCGACAAGGAGAAAACCGCGTTCATAATCGAGCGAGGCACCTACTACCACAAGGTCATGGCTTTTGACCTCAAGAACGTTAGAGCCACTTACCAACAACTggtaaacatgatgttcaatAAGCAAATCGGAGTAACCATGGAGGTCTACGTCGATGACATCATGGTGAAAG CTGGAAGCAGTGGAAGACCTATACATCTACTTGGTAGTCTCGGAAGTAGCAGTGAGCTATGCCCTTATGCAAGAAAAGTTGGGGACCTAACTGCcggtattctacacttctaa